The following proteins are encoded in a genomic region of Actinomadura sp. NAK00032:
- the pyrE gene encoding orotate phosphoribosyltransferase, producing the protein MSDRDELLRQIKDKAVVHGDFVLSSGKRASWYVDLRRVTLDGAAAPLVGRVMLDETADLEYDAVGGLTLGADPVATAMLHAAAARGRALDAFVVRKAGKAHGLQRRIEGPDVAGRRVLAVEDTSTTGGSVLTAVEALREAGAEVVAVATILERGAAGRIAEEGLVYRHPYDVADLGLG; encoded by the coding sequence GTGAGCGATCGTGACGAACTGCTGCGGCAGATCAAGGACAAGGCCGTGGTGCACGGAGACTTCGTGCTGTCGTCGGGCAAGCGGGCGTCCTGGTACGTGGACCTGCGCCGGGTGACGCTGGACGGGGCCGCGGCGCCGCTGGTGGGGCGGGTCATGCTGGACGAGACCGCCGACCTGGAGTACGACGCCGTCGGCGGGCTGACGCTCGGCGCGGACCCGGTGGCCACCGCGATGCTGCACGCGGCGGCGGCGCGGGGGCGGGCGCTGGACGCGTTCGTCGTCCGCAAGGCGGGCAAGGCGCACGGGCTGCAGCGCCGCATCGAGGGGCCGGACGTCGCCGGGCGGCGTGTGCTCGCGGTCGAGGACACCTCCACCACGGGCGGGTCCGTGCTGACCGCGGTGGAGGCGCTGCGGGAGGCGGGGGCGGAGGTCGTGGCGGTCGCGACGATCCTGGAGCGGGGCGCCGCCGGGCGCATCGCCGAGGAGGGGCTCGTCTACCGGCACCCCTACGACGTCGCGGACCTGGGCTT